One genomic segment of Erythrolamprus reginae isolate rEryReg1 chromosome 2, rEryReg1.hap1, whole genome shotgun sequence includes these proteins:
- the LOC139163257 gene encoding SUN domain-containing protein 5-like: protein MDNCVKCLMLLIIAALAIYGTVYSVCEYLKLSDGLSSKELAKVYETELNNLWKSQRLLEDQFHEIQDLKNEMDQIQSEISNLHKGRLQSTKQILQESDLPGEEKEIIDMVNLAFKKIFEDDIQKADWAQKSVGATIDKDRTSKSFDFLHQENSWFPFIASANPPETILQPDVYPGNCWAFSGSEGQVVIKLPEKVRLTAVTVQHISKAIAFSEGITSALKDFLVYGLNDETKEEILLGTFKYDNEKELIQTFQLKNEQEKAFQYVKIKVESNWGNPEYTCIYRTRVHGRMANINHLGKKVDEIYQDK from the exons ATGGATAACTGTGTGAAATGCTTGATGTTGCTCATCATAGCTGCCTTAGCCATTTATG GCACCGTTTACAGTGTTTGTGAATACCTGAAATTATCCGATGGGCTGTCATCCAAG GAACTAGCAAAAGTGTATGAAACTGAGCTGAACAATCTCTG GAaatcacaacgtctgctggaagatcaATTCCATGAAATTCAGGACCTTAAGAATGAAATGGATCAAATACAGTCTGAGATCAGCAACCTCCATAAAGGCCGCCTGCAGTCCACcaagcaaatccttcaggaaagtgACTTACCAGGAGAGGAGAAA GAAATTATTGATATGGTCAATTTGGCTTTTAAGAAGATTTTTGAAGACGATATACAGAAGGCTGACTGGGCTCAAAAGTCAGTAG gagCCACGATTGATAAAGACAGGACATCTAAGTCTTTCGATTTTTTGCACCAGGAAAACTCTTGGTTTCCATTTATCGCTTCAGCCAACCCTCCtgaaactattttacag CCGGATGTTTACCCTGGAAACTGCTGGGCATTCTCAGGATCTGAAGGCCAAGTCGTAATTAAGCTGCCTGAAAAAGTCCGACTGACAGCCGTTACAGTTCAGCACATCTCTAAAGCAATAGCTTTTTCGGAAGGAATCACAAGTGCCTTAAAAGATTTTTTGGTTTAT GGGCTAAATGATGAAACAAAAGAGGAGATCCTGCTGGGAACATTCAAGTATGATAATGAGAAGGAATTAATTCAGACATTCCAACTGAAG AATGAACAAGAGAAGGCGTTCCAGTATGTAAAAATCAAGGTGGAGAGCAACTGGGGAAATCCAGAGTACACGTGCATTTATCGAACCAGGGTGCATGGAAGGATGGCTAATATAAACCATTTGGGCAAGAAAGTGGATGAAATCTACCAAGATAAATAA